Proteins from a genomic interval of Corallococcus silvisoli:
- a CDS encoding ATP-binding protein, producing MRKSLGLRRAVGEALGVSSEGGREARPQQLSQLPHGQPPCRHLYLRIGGRSGCCCAAPSTLNTHFTSPDLLIIHDLDLRGLTQDEPMDLHEVVRQRYERKSTVITANRSIEEWAPLFSDPLMASATMDRNPPPSRRREPSAADAR from the coding sequence GTGCGGAAGAGCCTGGGGCTTCGGAGGGCCGTGGGGGAAGCGCTCGGGGTGAGCAGCGAAGGCGGCCGCGAGGCGCGACCGCAACAGCTCTCTCAACTTCCTCATGGACAGCCTCCGTGCCGCCATCTCTACCTCCGAATCGGAGGACGCAGTGGCTGCTGCTGCGCAGCGCCGTCAACGTTGAACACGCACTTCACCTCCCCTGACTTGCTCATCATCCATGACCTCGACCTGCGTGGCCTGACTCAAGACGAGCCGATGGACCTCCACGAAGTCGTCCGCCAGCGCTACGAGCGCAAGAGCACCGTCATCACCGCCAACCGATCCATCGAGGAGTGGGCGCCCCTCTTCAGCGACCCGCTCATGGCCAGCGCCACCATGGACCGCAATCCGCCTCCCTCCCGGCGGCGCGAGCCCTCGGCCGCCGACGCGCGGTAG
- a CDS encoding GC-type dockerin domain-anchored protein — MRFMSLCLGAVPLFVATAANAQTITPIEGSRSVSASISAVDAVTNVVQSDSRGTNGFAAFNESLSFHANTQYEGSRSRVDANASGTQQSTITASRITASVSTSAEGVALDRSARGQGVGNADFYLTFEVNRRARYVVTGNAQATSNASNGGTRFGGSTALLYIANLESGIPVLSIDIGDSDSDSVSRTGWMPAGPYTLQGDVSALVDANGRFSGTASASWALDLKLFCASDFDANGVVNAVDSTAFLSAWSAGLLTADIDGNGVINTADRDVFQLAYGRGC; from the coding sequence ATGCGCTTCATGTCCCTGTGCCTGGGTGCCGTTCCCCTCTTTGTCGCCACGGCGGCGAACGCCCAGACCATCACCCCCATCGAGGGCAGCCGCTCCGTCTCGGCCTCCATCTCCGCGGTGGATGCCGTGACGAACGTCGTCCAGTCGGACTCGCGCGGCACGAACGGCTTCGCGGCGTTCAACGAGAGCCTCTCCTTCCACGCCAACACCCAGTACGAAGGCTCTCGGAGCCGCGTGGACGCCAACGCCTCCGGCACGCAGCAGTCCACGATCACCGCCTCGCGCATCACCGCGTCCGTGTCCACCTCCGCCGAGGGTGTAGCGCTGGACCGCTCCGCGCGCGGCCAGGGCGTTGGCAACGCGGACTTCTACCTCACCTTCGAGGTCAACCGCCGCGCCCGCTATGTCGTCACGGGGAACGCGCAGGCCACCTCGAACGCCAGCAATGGCGGCACCCGCTTCGGTGGGTCCACCGCGCTGCTCTACATCGCCAACCTGGAGAGCGGGATTCCCGTTCTCTCCATCGACATCGGCGACTCGGACTCCGACTCGGTGAGCCGCACCGGCTGGATGCCGGCGGGCCCGTACACGCTCCAGGGGGATGTCTCCGCGCTGGTGGATGCGAATGGCCGGTTCTCCGGGACCGCCTCCGCGTCCTGGGCCCTGGACCTGAAGCTCTTCTGCGCCTCGGATTTTGACGCGAACGGTGTCGTGAACGCAGTCGACAGCACCGCGTTCCTCAGCGCCTGGAGCGCGGGCCTCCTGACCGCGGACATCGACGGCAATGGCGTCATCAACACCGCCGACCGCGACGTCTTTCAGCTCGCGTACGGCAGGGGCTGCTGA
- a CDS encoding eCIS core domain-containing protein codes for MRVRLERAFGAELSGVRLHEHPLVAELGAEAVCWGEQILIAPGALDLDSAHGTRILAHELVHVLQQRAGRVPHGNGGAGLLVDAALEAEAEALAVRALSGACARLAAPGAAWGRRASPTPALQAYHVIPNAQFGAQHVNLHNATFETQRDGVRPHPFPKTHGDSFLIDAGTANVMVRPHPQVTLRVSDDNELAIEDTDPHHAQAKYFFATDSAIGRCNRALRSAGSSYRIAKVPGPRYLEIGPPAQPGCLPFLSGPGPRRLFQVAMSEGGQIEPAVSQNCNEISGKVMGEQQDAQRTVRFNPSGNQLFLNLPRWQLGGWAHAYAAHGDIPFRLAVLITTFLFHGQGEGPNAAAARQRAVNDYQVGLQNALVGANTPNAQMAALAGYYGPIGRDYGRLVNRVRAQAPMTLNGVNLNGPTLGTRYEQLLFRLGLNAYADPRVGDAFQTYSVGAMERYQDAQHRNWMRMRDEVAPRPAALVPPPVYSAPVWEYHWGGVVAESGADRITFENYARNYEDRDGPQLHGSEFRSFFQMTRVPTQLNDPLIAQSWHESCYAHGFANALTMTVSKVNRCGR; via the coding sequence TTGCGTGTCCGGCTCGAGCGCGCCTTTGGGGCCGAGCTGAGCGGCGTGCGCCTCCACGAGCATCCTCTGGTCGCGGAGCTGGGGGCCGAGGCCGTGTGCTGGGGAGAGCAGATCCTCATCGCTCCAGGGGCACTGGATCTCGACTCGGCTCACGGGACCCGGATCCTCGCGCATGAGCTGGTGCACGTGCTGCAACAGCGTGCAGGCCGCGTACCTCATGGGAACGGTGGGGCCGGGCTGCTCGTGGATGCGGCCCTGGAAGCGGAGGCCGAAGCCCTGGCGGTGCGGGCCCTCTCGGGGGCGTGTGCGCGCCTCGCGGCTCCGGGGGCAGCCTGGGGACGAAGGGCTTCGCCCACCCCCGCGCTTCAGGCGTACCACGTCATCCCGAACGCCCAGTTCGGGGCCCAGCACGTCAATCTCCACAACGCGACGTTCGAGACGCAGCGGGACGGAGTGCGACCCCACCCCTTCCCGAAGACGCACGGGGACAGCTTCCTCATCGACGCAGGGACGGCGAACGTCATGGTGCGGCCGCACCCGCAAGTCACGCTCCGGGTCTCGGACGACAACGAACTCGCCATCGAGGACACCGACCCCCACCACGCGCAGGCCAAGTACTTCTTCGCCACGGACAGCGCCATCGGCCGGTGCAACCGCGCGTTGAGGTCCGCGGGCTCCAGCTATCGGATCGCCAAGGTCCCCGGTCCGCGCTATCTCGAAATCGGCCCCCCCGCGCAGCCGGGCTGCCTGCCCTTTCTGTCCGGCCCGGGGCCCAGGCGACTGTTCCAGGTGGCGATGTCCGAGGGTGGGCAGATCGAGCCCGCCGTCTCGCAGAACTGCAATGAGATCTCCGGCAAGGTGATGGGAGAGCAGCAGGACGCGCAGCGCACCGTGAGGTTCAACCCGTCCGGCAATCAGCTCTTCCTCAATCTGCCGCGCTGGCAGCTCGGAGGGTGGGCCCATGCCTATGCGGCCCATGGCGACATTCCCTTCAGGCTGGCGGTACTCATCACCACGTTCCTCTTCCATGGACAAGGAGAGGGACCCAATGCCGCCGCGGCCCGGCAACGCGCGGTCAACGATTACCAGGTGGGATTGCAGAACGCGCTGGTGGGGGCGAATACCCCCAATGCCCAGATGGCGGCGCTCGCGGGCTACTATGGCCCTATCGGTCGCGACTATGGCCGGCTGGTGAACCGGGTCCGCGCCCAGGCTCCCATGACGCTCAACGGCGTGAACCTCAACGGGCCCACGCTCGGCACGCGTTACGAGCAGCTCCTCTTTCGTCTGGGCCTCAATGCCTATGCGGACCCACGGGTGGGCGATGCGTTCCAGACGTACTCCGTGGGCGCCATGGAGCGCTATCAGGACGCCCAGCACCGCAACTGGATGCGGATGCGGGACGAGGTGGCTCCCCGCCCGGCGGCGCTTGTTCCTCCGCCTGTCTACAGTGCACCGGTGTGGGAATATCACTGGGGTGGGGTGGTCGCGGAGAGCGGAGCGGACCGCATCACCTTCGAGAACTACGCCCGCAACTACGAAGACCGCGATGGTCCCCAACTCCATGGCAGCGAATTCCGCTCGTTCTTCCAGATGACCCGTGTGCCCACCCAGCTCAATGATCCGTTGATCGCCCAGTCCTGGCACGAAAGCTGTTACGCCCACGGCTTCGCCAACGCCCTGACGATGACTGTCTCCAAGGTCAATCGCTGTGGGCGCTAG